The genomic DNA ATTTATTCATTCAATACAATTTTCATTTTTCATATTAGAAATTctacatggtatcagagctatgatCTCTGTTTCTTTAGTTTGTTACATCTTTTTCCGCCATTAAAGCTTCAATCAAGTTTTTTCATTCTTGTTTTTCGTTCTTTCAGTAGTAAAGTTCAGTGTTTCTATTTGCAACAATCATTCTACTGGTTGTTGATAGTAATCATAGTAAAATTGATTGAATTCGATCATTTTACGatcattttctttttctatcAATCTCTCTGTGTGACATTTCATCAAACATTATGTCTACATCGACGGATAATTCTACAGATGCTACAAAAACTCCAGAATCTGATCTTGAAAGTTCATATCAGTCAGTTACTTTGGATGCGAGTCATCCATTATATCTACATCCTTTAGATCATCCTGGTCAAGTTCTTGTTACTAGTGTCTTGAATGGTGAAAACTTCAATGAATGGAAAAGATCGATGTCTCTTGCACTTTTAGCGAAGAATAAACTTGGTTTTGTTACCGGAAAATTCAAGGTTCCTTCTGAATCATCTTCTTATCTTGCACATTGGCAGCGTTGCAATGATATGATAATTACTTGGCTTCTTAACTCTGTTGTTCCTGAGATTCGTTCTAGTCTTGTTTACATTGCTCTTGCAAGTGATGTTTGGGATGATATCAATATGCGTTTCTCTCAGAGTAATGGTCCACACATTTTTGTGTTAAAAAAGGCTTTAAGCTCTCTTGCACAAGAAAATCTTACTATTTATGGATATTACATAAAATTTAAGATGAACATATATCAATATCACAAGCAAGAAGATTAGAGAGCAAATCATGACAACATGTAATATGGTCTGTTGCTCCTGAATCAAGAATCCAATCTCTAGAGGCATGACAATTAACAAGGCATACAGAAGTGAACAGGAACGAGACAGAGTACCTGATTGAGGTGGTTCAAAGTTTGTTTGAGACAATTGACTTTGATTTAGAAGATTCAATAACTGTTGATACTGAATATCAGACAAACAATTTCCAACAGAGTTTTCAGGACCAGCAGAGCTTTCAACTTTCTCAGTAGAGGTTGGCACTGTGGATGAAGCAGCAATTTGAGCAACAAAATTGTTCTCCTGATGATTAGCCTTAGCAGGAGCAACATTTTGCTTATTCTTTGGTGGAAAACCAATCAAATGAAAACAACGATCCTTAGTATGATTCTTTCCATGATAATAAGTGCACTCCAGATTAAACCTCCTTCCATCAGGCATCTTAACATCAGTTTTCTTGAAATCAGATCTAGGAAACCTAGCTTTACTCATAAGAGCAGCAGACTCAGTCAGTAGTGTTTGACAGAGCTACATAATTTCTCTGGTGTTCTTCTTGTTGCAATAGTGACAAAACAGTTGTTAGTGGAGGGATAGGATTCATCATAAGGATTGACCACGAATATTAGTGTAAACTTCATTTAATCCAATCAAAAACTGAGTAACTTTCATAACCTCTTCATATTGTTCTTGTTGCTTCTTAGCTTTACAGAGACAGACACATACACACTTACCTAATGGAGAGTTTACAAAGGTTAAACTTAAAGGAACTATAGTGTTAACATCTGAACTTACTCTTTATGATGTTCTTTTGGTACCTAGTTTCCAATTCAACTTGATTTCTGTCAGTAAACTGACTTTATCTGTGCCTTGCACACTTCAATTTTTATCTCATCTGTGTGTTATTCAGGACTGTATAATGAAGAAAACATTGGGGATTGGTAAACTCCAAGGTTCACTGTACAAGTTACTTCTACCAACTTCATCACAATTCACTTCTCTGTTTCCTCAAGTTTCAGCTCACTGTAATGCTGCTCATTCAGACAATTCAAAACTTTGGCATTCTAGATTAGGTCACATACCTTTTCCTGTAATGCAGAAGATTAGTGCTATTGCTACTCAAGTTGAGTTCTGTAGTTTTATTCCTTGTGATGTTTGTCATTTTGCTAAACAAATCAGGTCTTCTTTTCCAGCTAGTACTAGTCATTCTACTGAACCTTTTCATTTGTTACATTGTGATTTGTGGGGGCCTTACAAGTATAAGACATATTTTACTTGTAATTCTTTTCTTACTATAGTGGATGACTGTAGTAGATGTACCTGGACCTTCTTGATATCAAATAAATCTCAAGTATTCTTAATTTTTTCTAATTTTCTGATTCACATTAAGAATCATTTCAAAGCCTTAGTTAAAATTGTGAGATCTGATAATGgctcaaatttttttaataaagaTCTTACAAAATTGTTTCAGTCTTATGGAATTGATCATCAAAGTTCTTGTGTTGAGACTCTTCAACAAAATGGAAGGGCTGAAAGAAAACACAGACATCTTCTTCTGTTGCAAGAGCTCTCAAATTCAATTCAAAAGTTCCAATTCATCTTTGGGGAGATTGTTTACTCACTACCACTTATATCATAAACAAAACTCCATCTAAAATCTTAAACAACTTATCTCCTTATGAAATACTTTTTCATAAACCACCTCTCTATGATCATATGAGAGTATTTGGTTGTCTTGCATATGCTTCTACCTTGTCTAAGAGAGCAGATAAGTTTGCTCCAAGAGCAACTAAATATGTGTTCATTGGATATCCTCAACATCAAAAAGGCTACAAACTCATTAATATTGAAACATGTCATAAGTTTGTGTCTACAGATGTTGTCTTTTATGAGAATGTTTTCCCTATACTACATCTGTTTCCATTACTTCAACCATGTTTCCTTCAGATTCTTCTTTTATTGATGATTTAGAATTGTCAAATACTCCATCTTCTGCACACACTGAGCTGGAACATCATCATTTTTCTATTTCATATGATTCACATCATTCTCATGATACTTCACCTTCTGAATTCTCATCTTGATAATTCTCATGATTCTGATAACACTGATCATATATCTTCTTCTGATAGTGGTTCTGCTACAGTATTACCTATACCTGAGAAAAGTTCTAGACCTATTAGAGTAAAACAATTACCAGTTAAGTTCTCAGATTATACAGGTCTTCCAACAATTCTTAATAAGACTTGTGCCATGTTACATATCCACTTCATATTGTTGATTCCGTGCAAGGTTTTACACCAACTTATCAGGCTTTTGTAGCAAATTCCACTGTCATCCCTGAAACCTTATTTTATTCTCAAGCTATAAAGATTCTAACCGGTGTAAAGCAATGCAATTAGAACTGAGTGCTTTGGAAGCCAATAATACTTGGCAAATTACTTCTCTTCCTCCCGGCAAGAAGGCAATGGGTTGTAAATGGATTTATAAAGTCAAGTATAAATCTGATGGTACTTTGGAAAGATATAAAGCCAGATTGGTGGCTCAAGGTTTTACACAGACTGCAGGAGTGGATTATTTTCAAACCTTTCCACCAGTAGCTAAAATGGCCACTGTCAGAATGGTACTATCCATTGCTGCTATTCAAACTGGCATATTAATCAGTTGGACATTACCAATGCTTTTTTAAATGGAGATCTTCATGAAGAAGTGTACATGAGATTGCCTCCAGGTGTGCCTATTCCTGCTTCTTTTGTTGGCACTAATCCTGTCAGTGGTTTGATAAGCTTTCTGATGCTGTTATCCAATTTGGCTTTACACAATCAAGGGGAGATGCTTCTATATTTTATCTACATTCAGTTACTTCAGTTACAGTATTGTGGTTTATGCTGATGACATAATACTGGCTGGTTCTTATGTCAAGCAAATTGGAAAGATAAAAGAGTTTCTTGCTTCTAAGTTCAAACTGAAAGATTTAGGACACTTGAACTATTTTCTTGGACTTGAAATAACAAGGTCTTCAGAAGGCATATATATACATCAAAGGAAGTATGCAATGAATTTGCTGGAGAATACAGGTCTGTTAGCTGCAAATCCAAGTGCTATAACCATGGAAGCTCAACATAATCTCCAGTATGATTCTGGAACATCTTTTCCTGATGCTATGCAATACAGAAGATTGGTTAGGCAGTTGATTTATTTGACAATTACCAGACCATACATTTCTTATCCAGTGCATTATTGAGTCAGTTTATGGCTGCACCAACAGATGTTCATTGGAAGGCTGCACTGAAATTAGTAAGGTACATAAAGGGTAATCCTGGCCAAGGTTTTTATCAGCTAAAAGTCCATTAAATTGAAAGCTTTTTGTGATGCTGATTGGGCTACATGTCCTATGACTAGAAGATCATTGTTGGATATTGTGTATGTTAGGAGATTCATTTTCATGGAAATGCAAANNNNNNNNNNNNNNNNNNNNNNNNNNNNNNNNNNNNNNNNNNNNNNNNNNNNNNNNNNNNNNNNNNNNNNNNNNNNNNNNNNNNNNNNNNNNNNNNNNNNAAGAGTAACACCAAAAGATACGAATCATTAATGCACAACAAGGTGTCTACTTTCTACTGATTCAAGATCAAGTAACAACAGCCACACATCATAAAACACCAACTATAGTAGCAAAATATTTTATGTATACGACCTGATTGAAAACCCATGAGCAGTACTTTCAAATTAATTTTTACTTTTTACTGTAATGGACAGTGATACCTTACTATGAACATATATGACACAACTTATGATCATCAAGCATTGACCAAGTCCCTTCAGAAATCGAGTTTATCAATAGATATGTTTCCTAATTATATATAGATGAAACTAAACCCTAAATTTGTTTTCTTTAAAATCTTTATAATTTACAACTTAAGAATAGAAACTTCACAATAAAGCCAACAACAAACAATGAGAGCATATTGACTTAAGAAGTTAATATGCTTGTCGATATCAGAAAATCAACAATAATCGTATGTGTATCTGATCTTTTCAGTAACCCTCTCAAGTAAATCAAGCTTATGATTAGAGGAATAACATCTCAAAGTTGGAACTTCACAATGAAGTCAATGAGAAACAAAACTCATCAAATGACTTAAAAAGTCTATCTTCATATTGGCTTAAAAAGTTAATATGCTTGTTGATTTTACCAATACTCTAAAGTATATATATCTTATCTTTATATTAACCCTCTATGTGAATTGAACAAGCTTAAAGAATAAAGGCAGAAAGACCAGATTGCAGCAGAGAAATAAATTATAGAAACTGCTTTATTTCCCCCTTCTAACCAAAAAAGATTAATTACCTCGATGAGTTTTCCATCAAATGGAACAGTTCTTGTATCTTCCAACGAAAACCTTGTTAGCTTTTCAAAAACACGCTCATGTGATGCTTCTTTAAATAAGGATGGTGGCTCGGGTTCAGCGATTTCATCTTCATCAGAGCCCTCACTAGTAAGAGCCACAAATTTACCACAGCTTCGGCTGGTCTCCTCCATTTTCTTTGGTACAGGCTTGCATCTGTTTCGAGGCTGGCCATTCGTTATGATTTGCATATTTCTCCACTTGTCCTGAAAGTCCTAACAATATTTGTTTGAAAAAATCGGAGAAAAGGAAGGACACCAAGAAAGGCTTGCATATATTATTTTGCCAACGGTATCTATAATAGTATGGGCATTAGCTTCCCGATTGTTATTACTGTTCATATTCAAACTGTGAGTAAAGTTTTTTATCAGCAATGAAAGAAGGTGTGCAAGGTTCATCGTACCTTGAGGTCCACATTTGAGCGCCTACGCAAGACACTTCCGAACTGGGGGTCTTTGAGAATAACCCGCCATTTACCGGCACCATGCTTGGCTATTCCAGCTCTCATATCGTCTTCCTCTTCAACAGTCCACTTAATCTTACAGGGACCCATAACTAATGTGATCTGTGAAAAagtgaagcatttaaaatcatgCGTACTGTTCAGCGCATCTGGAAAGAAGATAACTGAAGATTTACTGAAACAAATTTAGCAAGAACTACACTAATTTTCTCTTTAAATGTTTACAGAAATTCCTCTAAGCCCAATTTTCCAACACACAATTTACAAAGGTGTGCAAATGGTTGATTATCATGAATCATGATCAACAACATTCCACACATGAATATTGTAAAATTAAGACAATTATTGTAATTGTCTATTTAGTAGAAGGTTTATACTATAAAGACTAGAAGCAAAATATAGGGTCTGACAGGAAACTTAAGCTAAATTAACAATGTCAAGAACGAACCCGAAGATCATCAATGATTACGTACATTAGTCAAAACACACTAACAGGTAAACTACAATATTAGTTGATAAAGAAGTTATAGGCTACAGTTAAATAATTTTCTTAATTACATAGTTATGTTAAAAGAAATCTTAGCTTTGACTCTTTGATGTGAGACTTGAGTTGATATATAAGAAGATGCAAAATCAGGGCAGTGACTAAACTCCCTGCTGTCTTCCAAGTcactaaattaattaattaaaatccgATTCTGGCTGACCTCAAAAATTTAGTCATAAATTCTCTTAGCCCCAAATCTCTAGGACTCAGTAGGATATCATAAACAAACACACAAGGTACATAGCTTGATATCATACAACAAGATAAACAAACAATTCAAGATTTATAACATCTAGCACTTACTTTTAacagaatctttttaatttcCCTGTGAAAACAGCTTGATTTAACAAAAAAAGGTATACAAAATAAAAATGTTAGATCACTGTCAataaatattttctaaaattcttgaTACAAAAGGTGGCCACTGGCACTGAATTTTCACGATGTTTTTTAGAAGAATTGTGGGCTTACCTGTTTTTGATAGCAGAAAGCTGTAGAATATTTGTTCCTTATGCATGTATCTGGTCATATATATCATATGTGTGTCTATGAAGGGGGTTGATGCTTGTCTATAtcttatatatttaaaataatctTTTAAAATAATGTACATAAGTTACTTATATCTTAACATTTTGGGATCCTTTTGGTTCACTAGGCCGTATGAGTTTGGAATGAAAAATGAGTTAAGTTGGT from Apium graveolens cultivar Ventura chromosome 5, ASM990537v1, whole genome shotgun sequence includes the following:
- the LOC141659710 gene encoding single myb histone 6-like produces the protein MGPCKIKWTVEEEDDMRAGIAKHGAGKWRVILKDPQFGSVLRRRSNVDLKDFQDKWRNMQIITNGQPRNRCKPVPKKMEETSRSCGKFVALTSEGSDEDEIAEPEPPSLFKEASHERVFEKLTRFSLEDTRTVPFDGKLIELVQFT